The following are encoded together in the Arcobacter aquimarinus genome:
- the hemW gene encoding radical SAM family heme chaperone HemW, with amino-acid sequence MLLYIHIPFCDSKCFYCAFNSYTDKFQLKYEYMKALKKQLKYNLDNYVLKRDKKIETVFIGGGTPSTIKASEYEEIFEIIKPYLENDVEITTEANPNSASYEWLKNMKNLGVNRVSFGVQSFDNDKLKFLGRSHNSNSAIKAIQNAKEIGFKGINCDIIYGVQNDTMESMKKDFDTAFSLPITHLSAYSLTIEEGTKFFDRSSVKIDDEELSYGIFDYINKNGFHQYEISNFARNKESESKHNYGYWQHKEYLGVGAGAVGYINKQREYPHKNLEEYIKNPLFTQIEKIDDEDIKTEKVLLGLRCSNGVDLELFDEKEMKKINELVKYNKVYLENKKLYNTNFLLSDELALYILD; translated from the coding sequence TTGCTTTTATATATACACATACCCTTTTGCGATAGTAAATGTTTTTACTGCGCTTTTAACTCATATACCGACAAATTTCAACTTAAATATGAATATATGAAGGCCTTAAAAAAACAATTGAAATATAATTTAGATAATTATGTTTTAAAAAGAGATAAAAAAATTGAAACAGTTTTTATAGGTGGAGGAACACCTTCTACTATAAAAGCTAGTGAATATGAAGAGATTTTTGAAATTATTAAACCATATTTAGAAAATGATGTCGAAATTACAACAGAGGCAAATCCAAATTCTGCATCTTATGAATGGTTAAAAAATATGAAAAATTTAGGTGTTAATCGCGTTAGTTTTGGAGTGCAAAGTTTTGATAATGATAAACTAAAATTTTTAGGTCGTTCGCATAATAGTAATAGTGCTATAAAAGCTATACAGAATGCTAAAGAAATAGGATTTAAAGGGATTAACTGCGATATTATTTATGGTGTACAAAATGATACAATGGAAAGTATGAAAAAGGATTTTGATACTGCATTTTCATTACCAATTACACATTTAAGTGCCTACTCTTTAACAATAGAAGAAGGTACAAAATTCTTTGATAGAAGTAGTGTAAAAATTGATGATGAGGAACTATCTTATGGAATTTTTGATTATATAAATAAAAATGGATTTCATCAATATGAAATTTCAAATTTTGCAAGAAATAAAGAATCTGAATCAAAACACAATTATGGATATTGGCAACATAAAGAGTATTTAGGAGTTGGAGCAGGAGCTGTTGGATATATTAATAAACAAAGGGAATATCCACATAAAAATTTGGAAGAGTATATAAAAAATCCTTTATTTACTCAAATTGAAAAGATTGATGATGAAGATATTAAAACGGAAAAAGTTTTACTTGGACTTAGATGTTCAAATGGTGTAGACTTAGAACTTTTTGATGAAAAAGAGATGAAAAAAATTAATGAATTAGTGAAATATAACAAAGTTTATTTAGAAAATAAAAAACTTTATAATACAAATTTTTTATTATCTGATGAATTAGCTTTATATATTTTGGATTAA
- a CDS encoding DNA polymerase III subunit delta', whose product MLDLIENSSILIVNDIVSTLEELLPKYPLHSTRVIKNEEKDEFLIAQATLAIKEAYIATNSKKYLFLCGTTFRKEAQNSLLKVLEEPPRNIVFIIITNSKTAILPTIYSRLPYKYLKKSIIKNEIPLNISKMDLKDIYNFLKDNQKISKNEAKDIVEAILLKVNSQKIKLSQKELDFFSKSIKLLELNSRPINVLTTLLLSIANQKNKH is encoded by the coding sequence ATGTTAGATTTAATTGAAAATTCTTCTATTTTAATAGTAAATGATATTGTATCAACTCTTGAAGAGTTACTTCCTAAATATCCACTTCATTCGACAAGAGTTATTAAAAATGAAGAAAAAGATGAGTTTTTAATAGCTCAAGCCACACTAGCTATAAAAGAAGCATATATTGCTACAAATTCAAAGAAATATCTTTTTTTATGTGGAACAACTTTTAGAAAAGAAGCTCAAAACTCTTTATTGAAAGTATTAGAAGAACCTCCAAGAAATATAGTTTTTATAATTATTACAAATTCAAAAACAGCTATTTTACCCACTATTTATTCTAGATTACCATATAAATATTTAAAAAAATCTATTATAAAAAATGAAATCCCATTAAATATAAGCAAAATGGATTTAAAAGATATTTATAATTTTTTAAAAGATAATCAAAAAATTTCTAAGAATGAAGCTAAAGATATAGTTGAAGCTATTTTATTAAAAGTTAATTCACAAAAAATTAAATTATCTCAAAAAGAACTTGATTTTTTTTCAAAATCTATAAAATTATTGGAATTAAATTCAAGACCAATAAATGTACTAACTACCCTACTTTTATCAATAGCTAATCAAAAAAATAAACACTAA
- a CDS encoding HobA family DNA replication regulator, protein MQEFLNWTVDTIREDRLISPWLEEKKYEWTPLVSKNINNLLERGFSIIVITDKEREWFLEYILSNINSTKLNRPFLPYYDFKSFYRYIDNVKSDEDISYIKDMLSISFPNGYCFWYIGKSQDVRATIPKVSKHSFLWLFDEEKQDAFNLKSNDEALDMKLLQMFRLYNKSVSASLFAEINVEN, encoded by the coding sequence GTGCAAGAATTTTTAAATTGGACTGTTGATACAATCAGGGAAGATAGATTAATATCTCCTTGGTTGGAAGAAAAAAAATATGAATGGACTCCACTTGTATCAAAAAACATAAATAACTTGTTAGAAAGAGGATTTTCTATAATAGTTATTACAGATAAAGAAAGAGAGTGGTTTTTAGAATATATTTTATCAAATATAAACTCGACTAAATTAAATAGACCATTTTTACCATATTATGATTTTAAATCATTTTATAGATATATTGATAACGTAAAATCAGATGAAGATATCTCTTATATAAAAGATATGTTAAGTATCTCTTTTCCAAATGGTTATTGTTTTTGGTATATTGGAAAAAGTCAAGATGTAAGAGCAACTATTCCAAAAGTATCAAAACACTCTTTTTTATGGCTATTTGATGAAGAAAAACAAGATGCATTTAATCTAAAATCTAATGATGAAGCTTTAGATATGAAACTATTGCAAATGTTTAGACTTTACAATAAATCAGTAAGTGCTTCTTTATTTGCTGAAATAAATGTGGAAAATTAA
- a CDS encoding RNA pyrophosphohydrolase translates to MTDKKQNTINNVKKKFRPNVAAIVLSAKYPHKCEIFIASRTDVENAWQFPQGGIDDGESSKEALFRELEEEIGTRDVEIIAEYPTWVSYEFPPAIAKRMYPYDGQRQKYYLVKLKKGAKININTEIPEFSEYKFVPTKNIYEYITFFKRTVYKQVLKYFKNEGYI, encoded by the coding sequence ATGACTGATAAAAAACAAAATACAATTAATAACGTAAAGAAAAAATTTAGACCTAATGTTGCCGCAATTGTACTATCAGCAAAATATCCTCATAAGTGCGAAATATTTATTGCTTCAAGAACTGATGTAGAAAATGCTTGGCAATTTCCTCAAGGAGGAATTGACGATGGAGAATCATCAAAAGAAGCATTATTTAGGGAACTTGAAGAAGAAATTGGAACAAGAGATGTTGAGATTATTGCCGAATACCCAACTTGGGTTTCATATGAATTTCCTCCTGCAATTGCAAAAAGGATGTATCCTTATGATGGGCAAAGACAAAAATATTATCTAGTGAAATTAAAAAAAGGCGCTAAAATAAATATAAATACAGAGATTCCTGAATTTAGCGAGTATAAATTTGTGCCTACTAAAAATATTTATGAATATATAACTTTTTTTAAAAGAACTGTTTATAAGCAGGTTTTAAAATATTTTAAAAATGAAGGTTATATTTAA
- the prmC gene encoding peptide chain release factor N(5)-glutamine methyltransferase → MTIKEIVKKYSNELRFVTHIPAKEVEILMMFLLDKNTIWLHLNYEKEFEKEKELATLVKKRATNYPLEYIIEKASFYGEMFIVKPGVLIPRPETEILVENAVEILKDKKEEIKILEIGTGSGIISVMLALLIPNIKIIAVDINEKALVLAKQNAIKHGVENKIDFRLSNLYENVNENDIFLCISNPPYIANDYKLPPNVKYEPSNALFGGVVGDELLKNIIKQTNDKKIPYLLCEMGYDQKTPLENYFKEFNVEFYSFYKDYESFDRGFTLKFKN, encoded by the coding sequence ATGACAATAAAAGAAATAGTAAAAAAGTATTCAAATGAACTTAGGTTTGTAACTCATATTCCAGCAAAAGAAGTGGAAATTTTGATGATGTTTTTATTGGATAAAAACACTATTTGGCTTCACTTGAATTATGAAAAAGAGTTTGAAAAAGAGAAAGAACTAGCAACATTAGTAAAAAAAAGAGCTACAAATTATCCTTTGGAATATATTATAGAAAAAGCTTCATTTTATGGAGAAATGTTTATAGTAAAACCAGGTGTTTTGATTCCAAGACCTGAAACTGAAATTTTAGTTGAAAATGCAGTTGAAATTTTAAAAGATAAAAAAGAAGAGATAAAAATTTTAGAAATAGGGACTGGAAGTGGAATCATCTCTGTAATGTTAGCTTTATTAATACCAAATATAAAAATAATTGCAGTTGATATAAATGAAAAAGCTTTAGTGTTAGCAAAACAAAATGCCATAAAACATGGTGTTGAAAATAAAATTGATTTTAGATTAAGTAATTTATATGAAAATGTAAATGAGAATGATATTTTTCTTTGTATTTCAAATCCACCATATATTGCAAATGATTACAAATTGCCACCAAATGTAAAATATGAACCATCAAATGCACTTTTTGGAGGAGTAGTTGGGGATGAACTTTTAAAAAATATTATAAAACAAACTAATGATAAAAAAATTCCATATTTACTTTGTGAAATGGGATATGATCAAAAAACTCCTTTAGAAAACTATTTTAAAGAGTTTAATGTTGAGTTTTATAGTTTTTATAAAGATTATGAAAGTTTTGATAGAGGATTTACTCTAAAATTTAAAAATTGA
- a CDS encoding sirohydrochlorin chelatase: MEALIIVAHGSKLESSNNEIITLMEKTKKELLKNDILVFVGFLELTEPSFYMALNSAIGKNCTKIKIFPYFLAAGKHVMQDIPNEIKKFKKLYPQIEFKLLPHIGQCNGIENMIISNL, encoded by the coding sequence ATGGAAGCTTTAATAATAGTTGCTCATGGTAGTAAATTAGAAAGTTCTAATAACGAAATAATAACTCTTATGGAAAAAACAAAAAAAGAATTATTAAAAAATGATATTTTAGTTTTTGTGGGATTTTTAGAATTAACCGAACCATCATTTTATATGGCATTAAATAGTGCAATAGGAAAAAACTGCACTAAAATAAAAATATTTCCATATTTTTTAGCAGCAGGTAAACATGTGATGCAAGATATTCCAAATGAAATAAAAAAGTTTAAAAAACTATATCCTCAAATAGAATTTAAACTATTACCTCATATTGGACAATGCAATGGAATAGAAAACATGATTATTTCTAATTTATAA
- a CDS encoding aspartate kinase, whose amino-acid sequence MLKVLKFGGTSVGTLDRIQNVANIIKKIRDEGHDVIAVVSAMSGETNKLIEYAEYYSKTPKLDEIDMLLSSGERVTSALLSIALNEMGLKATSMSGRAAGIITDNAHTKARIEHIDTTGMKKAIKEGNIIIVAGFQGVVQDSLRVSTLGRGGSDLTAVAIAGAIEADVCEIYTDVDGIYTTDPRIEPKAKKLEKISYDEMLELASLGAKVLQNRSVEMAKKLNVNLVSRSSFTPEVEGTLITKEENIMEKPVVSGIALDKNQVRVGMYGVTDRPGIASAIFTTLADANINVDMIVQTVGVDGKTDLDFTIPKTDWEICKGVMEKFKPETENIDYNEKICKVSIVGVGMKSHTGVASKAFTALANENINIRIISTSEIKISMIIDEKYAELAVRALHEAYDLDK is encoded by the coding sequence ATGTTAAAAGTACTTAAATTTGGTGGAACAAGTGTTGGTACACTTGATAGAATTCAAAATGTTGCAAATATCATAAAAAAAATAAGAGATGAAGGTCATGATGTTATTGCTGTTGTTTCAGCTATGAGTGGAGAAACAAATAAATTGATTGAATATGCAGAGTATTATTCAAAAACTCCTAAGTTAGATGAAATTGATATGCTTTTAAGTTCAGGAGAAAGAGTTACTTCTGCACTTTTATCAATTGCATTAAATGAAATGGGATTAAAAGCTACTTCAATGAGTGGAAGAGCAGCTGGAATCATAACAGATAATGCACATACAAAAGCTAGAATTGAGCATATTGATACAACAGGAATGAAAAAAGCTATAAAAGAAGGAAATATTATTATAGTTGCAGGTTTTCAAGGTGTTGTTCAAGATAGCTTAAGAGTTTCAACTTTAGGTAGAGGTGGTAGTGATTTAACTGCTGTTGCAATTGCTGGAGCTATTGAAGCTGATGTTTGTGAAATTTATACAGATGTTGATGGTATTTATACAACAGACCCAAGAATTGAGCCTAAAGCAAAAAAATTAGAAAAAATTTCATATGATGAAATGTTAGAGTTAGCATCTCTAGGTGCAAAAGTTTTACAAAATCGATCAGTAGAAATGGCGAAAAAATTAAATGTAAATTTAGTATCAAGAAGCAGCTTTACGCCAGAAGTTGAAGGTACATTAATAACAAAGGAAGAGAATATTATGGAAAAACCAGTTGTAAGTGGAATTGCTTTAGATAAAAATCAAGTAAGAGTGGGAATGTATGGAGTTACTGATAGACCGGGTATTGCTTCAGCTATTTTCACAACCCTTGCAGATGCAAACATAAATGTTGATATGATTGTTCAAACAGTTGGTGTTGATGGTAAAACAGATTTAGATTTTACTATTCCAAAAACAGATTGGGAAATTTGTAAAGGTGTAATGGAAAAATTTAAACCTGAAACTGAAAATATTGATTATAATGAAAAAATTTGTAAAGTTTCAATCGTTGGTGTTGGTATGAAATCTCACACTGGTGTTGCTTCAAAAGCATTTACAGCACTTGCAAATGAAAATATTAATATTAGAATTATTTCAACAAGTGAAATAAAAATTTCTATGATTATTGATGAAAAATATGCAGAACTTGCAGTTAGAGCATTACACGAAGCTTACGATTTGGATAAATAA
- a CDS encoding M3 family metallopeptidase, translated as MFKEFDLSNLENSKELLEKFLDENRKKIDELLRIENKTYKNFVLPFQEIGESINDFLTPIFHIDSVKNSEITTKVYEECIPVISKYETEISQNENIYSALVDIQSKEKSTLNNIQNKVLENEIRDFKLSGCHLENDKKKRLEEISLRLSELSHKFSQNLLNATNAFEMIIDNFEDVKEIPASDLELAKFEEDGVTKYKFTLQMPSYLAYITYGTSREKREEIYKAYCTRAPENGKIIEELLALKDEKVKILGFDCYAQYSLATKMASKEEDVIKFLEELGHKAKNKAKEELEEIKQIAVKDGITDFKSFDMSYYSEKLKMAQYDFDEEYFRPYFEQQSVLDGFFDFLHQMFNVKFTKANTPAWDEKVKVYDLSEDGKIIARIYIDLEARKDKRGGAWMNNWHSHYKTSNGEIKLPTAYIVCNFPQSTKETPSLLRHSDVVTLFHEMGHALHHLLSKIEEPFVSGISGVAWDTVEFPSQFLEYFSYDKDVLKLFAKHYITKEVLDDESIDKIIKAKNFQSSLATLRQVEFALFDFKLYQTLYKSEEEIQDLLDSIRNEFAVMIPPKYNKFQNGFSHIFSGGYAAGYYSYKWAEVLSADAFYMFIDSGNIFNKELGIKYKNTILSQGGSYDMDKLFFNFAQREPSVDSLLKIDGIIS; from the coding sequence ATGTTTAAAGAATTTGATTTAAGTAATTTAGAAAATAGTAAAGAGTTATTAGAAAAGTTTTTAGATGAAAATAGAAAAAAAATTGATGAATTATTAAGAATAGAAAATAAAACTTATAAAAATTTTGTTTTACCATTTCAAGAAATAGGGGAGAGTATAAATGATTTTTTAACTCCTATCTTTCATATTGATTCTGTTAAAAATTCTGAAATCACTACAAAAGTTTACGAAGAGTGTATTCCAGTTATTTCAAAATATGAAACTGAAATTTCTCAAAATGAAAATATATATAGTGCTTTAGTAGATATACAGTCTAAAGAAAAAAGTACTTTAAATAATATACAAAATAAAGTTTTAGAAAATGAAATAAGAGACTTTAAACTTTCAGGTTGCCATCTTGAAAATGATAAAAAGAAAAGATTAGAGGAGATAAGTTTAAGACTTAGTGAGCTTTCACATAAGTTTTCTCAAAACCTTTTAAATGCTACAAATGCTTTTGAAATGATAATTGATAATTTTGAAGATGTAAAAGAGATTCCAGCTTCTGATTTAGAATTAGCAAAATTTGAGGAAGATGGAGTTACAAAATATAAATTTACGCTTCAAATGCCATCTTATTTAGCATACATTACATATGGAACTTCTAGAGAAAAAAGAGAAGAGATTTATAAAGCTTACTGTACAAGAGCACCTGAAAATGGAAAAATAATTGAAGAATTATTAGCGTTAAAAGATGAAAAGGTAAAAATCTTAGGATTTGATTGTTATGCTCAATATTCACTTGCTACAAAAATGGCTTCAAAAGAAGAAGATGTTATTAAATTCTTAGAAGAATTAGGGCATAAAGCTAAAAACAAGGCAAAAGAAGAACTTGAAGAGATAAAACAAATAGCTGTAAAAGATGGAATTACAGATTTTAAATCTTTTGATATGTCATATTATTCTGAAAAGCTTAAAATGGCTCAATATGATTTTGATGAAGAGTATTTTAGACCATATTTTGAACAACAATCAGTTTTAGATGGTTTCTTTGATTTTTTACATCAAATGTTTAATGTAAAATTTACAAAGGCAAATACACCTGCTTGGGATGAAAAAGTAAAAGTTTATGATTTAAGTGAAGATGGAAAAATAATTGCTAGAATTTATATAGATTTAGAAGCAAGAAAAGATAAAAGAGGTGGTGCGTGGATGAATAACTGGCATTCACACTATAAAACTTCTAATGGAGAAATAAAACTTCCAACAGCTTATATTGTGTGTAATTTTCCACAATCAACAAAGGAAACACCATCTTTACTAAGACACTCTGATGTTGTAACTTTATTTCATGAAATGGGTCATGCTTTGCATCATTTATTAAGTAAAATAGAAGAACCATTTGTTAGTGGAATTTCTGGAGTTGCTTGGGATACAGTTGAATTCCCATCACAATTTTTAGAGTATTTTTCTTATGATAAAGATGTGTTAAAACTATTTGCAAAACACTATATCACAAAAGAAGTTTTAGACGATGAGTCTATTGATAAAATCATAAAAGCTAAGAATTTTCAATCTTCTTTAGCAACATTAAGACAAGTTGAATTTGCTTTGTTTGATTTTAAACTATATCAAACATTATACAAAAGTGAAGAAGAGATACAAGATTTATTGGATTCAATTAGAAATGAATTTGCTGTAATGATTCCACCAAAATATAATAAATTCCAAAATGGTTTCTCTCATATATTTAGTGGTGGTTATGCAGCTGGATATTATTCATATAAATGGGCTGAAGTTTTAAGTGCAGATGCTTTTTATATGTTTATTGATTCAGGAAATATTTTTAATAAAGAACTAGGAATAAAGTATAAAAATACGATTTTAAGCCAAGGTGGTTCTTATGATATGGATAAACTATTTTTTAATTTTGCACAAAGAGAACCAAGTGTTGATTCTTTATTGAAAATTGATGGAATTATTAGCTAA